The stretch of DNA TACTGAGCGCGGATATATTTATCACCCGACGCTCTCGTGTCGCACGGGAGGACAATCCAAGGGGCATTCCGGTGCGGGGTTCAGCACCGTAAGTGGTCACTGTGGCCGTCGGCCGTCCTGGCGACCGGAGGGTCCTGCGGGACGGTTACCGGACGGGTCGTCCTCGTCCCACCAGTGATCGTCCGGGCCGCGCCGGTTGGCGACGATCGCGGCCACCGGCGGAATCACCATGGCCACGACACACATACCGATGGCGGCGGGGACGGACCAGAGGCGTACGAAGGCCCAGGCCGAGATGAACAGGACGATGCATCCGCCCATCAGCCAGAAATAGCCACGCCTGCGTCGCGCGTACATATCCCCACCGTAAGCCCGCGAGGGCGAAGGAGAGAGGCGCGGGACCAGCGGCGGGAGAGCGCGATGGCAGAGCCGGGCCCCGGGAACAGCGAGCGGCCCCGACAACGGCGAGGAGCGCCGCCGAGGACAGCGAGGCGGGCGCGTCGGCTACAGCGAGAAGCGCCGCCGAGGACAGCGAGGCGGGCGGGCCGGCGACGCCGAGGAGGGCCGCACCCGGTCCGGGAAGTGTCCAGCTCCCCCGGGGTGCGACCCTCCGGCCTGCCGCGGAGATTCAGACGGAGATGGCGACCTCCGCCAGGCCCCCGGTCCGCGCGACGACCGTACGGTCTGCGGTGCCGCCGGGGACGAGGGCGCGCAGCGTCCACGTGCCCTCGGCCGCGTAGAAACGGAACTGTCCTGTCGCCGAGGTCGGGACCTCCGCCGTGAACTCACCCGTCGAGTCCAGCAGACGCACGTAACCGGTGACGGGCTCGCCGTCACGGGTCACCTGCCCCTGGATGGTGGTCTCGCCGGCCTTGACCGTCGAGGCGTCGGGGCCGCCGGCCTTTGCTCCACACATACGTGTTCGTCCTCAGTTAGGTGTTCGGGGATGGTGCCTGATGGCCGGCGTTACTTGGCCGCGCCCAGCTCGATCGGCACGCCCACGAGCGAGCCGTACTCGGTCCAGGAACCGTCGTAGTTCTTGACGTTCTGGACGCC from Streptomyces tsukubensis encodes:
- a CDS encoding DUF3099 domain-containing protein, yielding MYARRRRGYFWLMGGCIVLFISAWAFVRLWSVPAAIGMCVVAMVIPPVAAIVANRRGPDDHWWDEDDPSGNRPAGPSGRQDGRRPQ
- a CDS encoding DUF1416 domain-containing protein, producing MCGAKAGGPDASTVKAGETTIQGQVTRDGEPVTGYVRLLDSTGEFTAEVPTSATGQFRFYAAEGTWTLRALVPGGTADRTVVARTGGLAEVAISV